One Gossypium hirsutum isolate 1008001.06 chromosome A11, Gossypium_hirsutum_v2.1, whole genome shotgun sequence genomic window carries:
- the LOC107891001 gene encoding UTP--glucose-1-phosphate uridylyltransferase isoform X1 encodes MTIHSVVIQKLLTTNAHIGRQVATHHFKQFTYGFRNRQSIIDSDKTLICLRNALNFLSCLSRDPSSSFLFINTNPLFQPIIDEMTSRVTSLIPERASSLWKMRGFLTNSCSPKKFRSRHKKLVFAPTKMPDCVVIFDTERKSSVFLEAERLGIPIVALVDSSMPWEYYKKVTYPIPANDSVQFVYLICNMITKCLMLEKKKDGAKGPGKKATIKDRVESTSESEGSASDEVLVVPYENLAPMSCADVAESKQLLDKLVVVKYNGALGKNMSFGGPKSLIEVKNGSTPLDLIVNQIQSLNSKYGCNIPLLLMNPKNTHNDIVKALEKYSTLDVDIHPFEQGEHTQHESFVSEGCEDKWQSSKHGAHFLSLMNSGTLDVLLAQGKEYALVVNPDNVAGVVDPKILNHLAQNSIEYCSEVTPTTSNGLINFMASSLQGMFKLEDFTSDHSEKSVKGFKYIDTRSLWLNLKAIKRLVDTSALNLDNLSTLKLFENSIGISIPQSRFLPLNCTSDLFLLQSDLYSFTEGMFVRNDARVSPSDPSIALGPEFEKISDFKRRFETIPSIVKLDSLEVNGDVWFGADIVLKGKVVIDASPGLTLRIPGGVVLEDEEINDPADI; translated from the exons atgaCAATCCATTCGGTTGTAATCCAAAAGCTCTTAACAACAAATGCTCACATCGGCCGACAAGTAGCAACCCACCACTTCAAACAATTCACCTACGGCTTCCGAAATAGACAATCCATTATCGATTCCGACAAGACCCTAATCTGTCTCCGCAATGCTCTCAACTTCCTTTCCTGCCTCTCTCGTGATCCTTCTTCCTCTTTCCTCTTCATCAACACTAACCCTCTTTTCCAACCCATAATCGACGAGATGACCTCCAGAGTCACCAGCTTAATCCCTGAAAGGGCTAGCAGCCTTTGGAAGATGCGTGGCTTTTTGACCAACAGTTGTAGTCCTAAGAAGTTTCGTTCTAGGCACAAGAAATTGGTTTTCGCGCCAACTAAGATGCCGGATTGTGTTGTGATTTTCGACACTGAGAGGAAAAGTTCCGTCTTTTTGGAAGCGGAAAGGTTGGGGATCCCGATTGTTGCCTTGGTTGATTCCAGTATGCCGTGGGAGTATTATAAGAAGGTTACTTATCCAATACCGGCCAATGATTCTGTTCAGTTCGTTTACTTGATATGTAACATGATAACTAAGTGTCTTATGTTGGAGAAGAAAAAAGACGGAGCAAAGGGACCTGGGAAGAAGGCTACAATCAa GGACCGAGTAGAGAGCACAAGTGAGAGTGAAGGCAGTGCAAGTGATGAAGTGCTTGTTGTTCCTTATGAAAACTTAGCACCTATGTCTTGTG CAGATGTTGCTGAATCTAAGCAGCTTCTGGATAAGCTTGTTGTGGTGAAGTATAATGGAGCTTTGGGAAAGAATATGAGTTTTGGTGGTCCCAA GTCTTTGATTGAAGTTAAAAATGGGTCAACACCTCTTGACTTAATTGTTAACCAAATTCAG TCACTAAATTCGAAGTACGGATGCAATATTCCTCTGCTTTTGATGAACCCAAAGAACACACACAATGATATTGTAAAG GCTTTGGAGAAGTATTCCACCTTAGACGTCGATATACATCCTTTTGAACAG GGTGAACATACTCAACATGAATCTTTTGTCAGCGAGGGATGTGAGGATAAATG GCAATCTTCTAAACATGGCGCTCATTTCCTTTCCCTAATGAATAGTGGAACTCTTGATGTATTACTTGCTCAG GGTAAGGAGTATGCCCTTGTGGTTAACCCAGATAATGTGGCTGGTGTTGTGGACCCAA aAATCTTGAACCATTTGGCCCAAAACAGTATTGAATATTGTTCGGAG GTGACACCAACCACCTCCAATGGTTTAATCAACTTTATGGCTAGTTCGCTCCAAGGGATGTTTAAG CTTGAAGACTTCACTTCAGATCACTCTGAAAAA TCGGTGAAAGGATTCAAATACATTGATACAAGAAGCTT GTGGCTAAATTTGAAAGCCATTAAAAGGCTTGTAGATACCAGTGCACTGAATTTGGATAACCTTTCTACTTTAAAG TTATTTGAAAATTCAATTGGCATTTCCATTCCTCAATCTCGTTTTCTTCCTTTGAATTGCACGTCGGACTTATTCCTTCTCCAG TCGGACCTTTACTCATTTACTGAAGGCATGTTTGTTCGAAATGATGCGAGGGTCAGTCCTAGTGACCCTTCCATTGCTTTAGGACCTGAATTTGAAAAG ATTAGCGATTTCAAGCGCCGCTTTGAAACAATTCCTAGCATTGTCAAGCTGGATAGCTTGGAGGTGAATGGTGATGTTTGGTTTGGAGCTGATATAGTTCTCAAG GGGAAAGTTGTAATCGATGCAAGCCCTGGACTGACATTGCGGATTCCTGGCGGAGTTGTGCTCGAAGATGAG GAGATCAATGATCCCGCAGACATTTAA
- the LOC107891001 gene encoding uncharacterized protein isoform X6 produces the protein MTIHSVVIQKLLTTNAHIGRQVATHHFKQFTYGFRNRQSIIDSDKTLICLRNALNFLSCLSRDPSSSFLFINTNPLFQPIIDEMTSRVTSLIPERASSLWKMRGFLTNSCSPKKFRSRHKKLVFAPTKMPDCVVIFDTERKSSVFLEAERLGIPIVALVDSSMPWEYYKKVTYPIPANDSVQFVYLICNMITKCLMLEKKKDGAKGPGKKATIKDRVESTSESEGSASDEVLVVPYENLAPMSCDVAESKQLLDKLVVVKYNGALGKNMSFGGPKSLIEVKNGSTPLDLIVNQIQSLNSKYGCNIPLLLMNPKNTHNDIVKALEKYSTLDVDIHPFEQGEHTQHESFVSEGCEDKWQSSKHGAHFLSLMNSGTLDVLLAQALNSKKMIGKASLYNGLYILPTSPKIEISKSFTALGKVDTVMLWHFRLGHPSFQYLAKLFPALFINKRPNSFSCKVCSLAKHTKSSYFPSTYKPSYPFALIHSDIWGPSRVKNADNCKWFITFIDDHSRITWTYLLKDKSETASVFVQFYNMVLTQFGSKIQLFKSDNGSEFFARSLGDFF, from the exons atgaCAATCCATTCGGTTGTAATCCAAAAGCTCTTAACAACAAATGCTCACATCGGCCGACAAGTAGCAACCCACCACTTCAAACAATTCACCTACGGCTTCCGAAATAGACAATCCATTATCGATTCCGACAAGACCCTAATCTGTCTCCGCAATGCTCTCAACTTCCTTTCCTGCCTCTCTCGTGATCCTTCTTCCTCTTTCCTCTTCATCAACACTAACCCTCTTTTCCAACCCATAATCGACGAGATGACCTCCAGAGTCACCAGCTTAATCCCTGAAAGGGCTAGCAGCCTTTGGAAGATGCGTGGCTTTTTGACCAACAGTTGTAGTCCTAAGAAGTTTCGTTCTAGGCACAAGAAATTGGTTTTCGCGCCAACTAAGATGCCGGATTGTGTTGTGATTTTCGACACTGAGAGGAAAAGTTCCGTCTTTTTGGAAGCGGAAAGGTTGGGGATCCCGATTGTTGCCTTGGTTGATTCCAGTATGCCGTGGGAGTATTATAAGAAGGTTACTTATCCAATACCGGCCAATGATTCTGTTCAGTTCGTTTACTTGATATGTAACATGATAACTAAGTGTCTTATGTTGGAGAAGAAAAAAGACGGAGCAAAGGGACCTGGGAAGAAGGCTACAATCAa GGACCGAGTAGAGAGCACAAGTGAGAGTGAAGGCAGTGCAAGTGATGAAGTGCTTGTTGTTCCTTATGAAAACTTAGCACCTATGTCTTGTG ATGTTGCTGAATCTAAGCAGCTTCTGGATAAGCTTGTTGTGGTGAAGTATAATGGAGCTTTGGGAAAGAATATGAGTTTTGGTGGTCCCAA GTCTTTGATTGAAGTTAAAAATGGGTCAACACCTCTTGACTTAATTGTTAACCAAATTCAG TCACTAAATTCGAAGTACGGATGCAATATTCCTCTGCTTTTGATGAACCCAAAGAACACACACAATGATATTGTAAAG GCTTTGGAGAAGTATTCCACCTTAGACGTCGATATACATCCTTTTGAACAG GGTGAACATACTCAACATGAATCTTTTGTCAGCGAGGGATGTGAGGATAAATG GCAATCTTCTAAACATGGCGCTCATTTCCTTTCCCTAATGAATAGTGGAACTCTTGATGTATTACTTGCTCAG GCACTGAACTCGAAGAAGATGATTGGTAAGGCCAGCTTGTATAATGGTCTCTACATCCTCCCTACCTCTCCTAAAATCGAGATCTCCAAGTCATTTACCGCTTTAGGAAAAGTTGATACTGTTATGTTATGGCACTTTCGTTTAGGCCATCCTAGTTTCCAATACCTTGCAAAATTGTTTCCTGCTCTATTCATTAATAAAAGGCCTAATTCTTTTTCTTGCAAAGTTTGCTCTCTTgccaaacatactaaatcatcttattttccttctacatacaagccttcttacccttttgctttgatccatagtgatatttggggcccttctcgggtgaagaatgctgataattgtaagtggtttatcacttttattgatgatcacagtaggataacttggacttatttgctgaaagataaatctgaaactgctagtgtttttgtgcaattttataacaTGGTTCTCACTCAATTTGGGTCTAAAATCCAGCTCTTTAAATCTGATAATGGCAGTGAATTTTTTGCAAGGTCTTTAGGtgattttttttaa
- the LOC107891001 gene encoding uncharacterized protein isoform X5, whose amino-acid sequence MTIHSVVIQKLLTTNAHIGRQVATHHFKQFTYGFRNRQSIIDSDKTLICLRNALNFLSCLSRDPSSSFLFINTNPLFQPIIDEMTSRVTSLIPERASSLWKMRGFLTNSCSPKKFRSRHKKLVFAPTKMPDCVVIFDTERKSSVFLEAERLGIPIVALVDSSMPWEYYKKVTYPIPANDSVQFVYLICNMITKCLMLEKKKDGAKGPGKKATIKDRVESTSESEGSASDEVLVVPYENLAPMSCADVAESKQLLDKLVVVKYNGALGKNMSFGGPKSLIEVKNGSTPLDLIVNQIQSLNSKYGCNIPLLLMNPKNTHNDIVKALEKYSTLDVDIHPFEQGEHTQHESFVSEGCEDKWQSSKHGAHFLSLMNSGTLDVLLAQALNSKKMIGKASLYNGLYILPTSPKIEISKSFTALGKVDTVMLWHFRLGHPSFQYLAKLFPALFINKRPNSFSCKVCSLAKHTKSSYFPSTYKPSYPFALIHSDIWGPSRVKNADNCKWFITFIDDHSRITWTYLLKDKSETASVFVQFYNMVLTQFGSKIQLFKSDNGSEFFARSLGDFF is encoded by the exons atgaCAATCCATTCGGTTGTAATCCAAAAGCTCTTAACAACAAATGCTCACATCGGCCGACAAGTAGCAACCCACCACTTCAAACAATTCACCTACGGCTTCCGAAATAGACAATCCATTATCGATTCCGACAAGACCCTAATCTGTCTCCGCAATGCTCTCAACTTCCTTTCCTGCCTCTCTCGTGATCCTTCTTCCTCTTTCCTCTTCATCAACACTAACCCTCTTTTCCAACCCATAATCGACGAGATGACCTCCAGAGTCACCAGCTTAATCCCTGAAAGGGCTAGCAGCCTTTGGAAGATGCGTGGCTTTTTGACCAACAGTTGTAGTCCTAAGAAGTTTCGTTCTAGGCACAAGAAATTGGTTTTCGCGCCAACTAAGATGCCGGATTGTGTTGTGATTTTCGACACTGAGAGGAAAAGTTCCGTCTTTTTGGAAGCGGAAAGGTTGGGGATCCCGATTGTTGCCTTGGTTGATTCCAGTATGCCGTGGGAGTATTATAAGAAGGTTACTTATCCAATACCGGCCAATGATTCTGTTCAGTTCGTTTACTTGATATGTAACATGATAACTAAGTGTCTTATGTTGGAGAAGAAAAAAGACGGAGCAAAGGGACCTGGGAAGAAGGCTACAATCAa GGACCGAGTAGAGAGCACAAGTGAGAGTGAAGGCAGTGCAAGTGATGAAGTGCTTGTTGTTCCTTATGAAAACTTAGCACCTATGTCTTGTG CAGATGTTGCTGAATCTAAGCAGCTTCTGGATAAGCTTGTTGTGGTGAAGTATAATGGAGCTTTGGGAAAGAATATGAGTTTTGGTGGTCCCAA GTCTTTGATTGAAGTTAAAAATGGGTCAACACCTCTTGACTTAATTGTTAACCAAATTCAG TCACTAAATTCGAAGTACGGATGCAATATTCCTCTGCTTTTGATGAACCCAAAGAACACACACAATGATATTGTAAAG GCTTTGGAGAAGTATTCCACCTTAGACGTCGATATACATCCTTTTGAACAG GGTGAACATACTCAACATGAATCTTTTGTCAGCGAGGGATGTGAGGATAAATG GCAATCTTCTAAACATGGCGCTCATTTCCTTTCCCTAATGAATAGTGGAACTCTTGATGTATTACTTGCTCAG GCACTGAACTCGAAGAAGATGATTGGTAAGGCCAGCTTGTATAATGGTCTCTACATCCTCCCTACCTCTCCTAAAATCGAGATCTCCAAGTCATTTACCGCTTTAGGAAAAGTTGATACTGTTATGTTATGGCACTTTCGTTTAGGCCATCCTAGTTTCCAATACCTTGCAAAATTGTTTCCTGCTCTATTCATTAATAAAAGGCCTAATTCTTTTTCTTGCAAAGTTTGCTCTCTTgccaaacatactaaatcatcttattttccttctacatacaagccttcttacccttttgctttgatccatagtgatatttggggcccttctcgggtgaagaatgctgataattgtaagtggtttatcacttttattgatgatcacagtaggataacttggacttatttgctgaaagataaatctgaaactgctagtgtttttgtgcaattttataacaTGGTTCTCACTCAATTTGGGTCTAAAATCCAGCTCTTTAAATCTGATAATGGCAGTGAATTTTTTGCAAGGTCTTTAGGtgattttttttaa
- the LOC107891001 gene encoding UTP--glucose-1-phosphate uridylyltransferase 2 isoform X4 has translation MTIHSVVIQKLLTTNAHIGRQVATHHFKQFTYGFRNRQSIIDSDKTLICLRNALNFLSCLSRDPSSSFLFINTNPLFQPIIDEMTSRVTSLIPERASSLWKMRGFLTNSCSPKKFRSRHKKLVFAPTKMPDCVVIFDTERKSSVFLEAERLGIPIVALVDSSMPWEYYKKVTYPIPANDSVQFVYLICNMITKCLMLEKKKDGAKGPGKKATIKDRVESTSESEGSASDEVLVVPYENLAPMSCDVAESKQLLDKLVVVKYNGALGKNMSFGGPKSLIEVKNGSTPLDLIVNQIQSLNSKYGCNIPLLLMNPKNTHNDIVKALEKYSTLDVDIHPFEQGEHTQHESFVSEGCEDKWQSSKHGAHFLSLMNSGTLDVLLAQVTPTTSNGLINFMASSLQGMFKLEDFTSDHSEKSVKGFKYIDTRSLWLNLKAIKRLVDTSALNLDNLSTLKLFENSIGISIPQSRFLPLNCTSDLFLLQSDLYSFTEGMFVRNDARVSPSDPSIALGPEFEKISDFKRRFETIPSIVKLDSLEVNGDVWFGADIVLKGKVVIDASPGLTLRIPGGVVLEDEEINDPADI, from the exons atgaCAATCCATTCGGTTGTAATCCAAAAGCTCTTAACAACAAATGCTCACATCGGCCGACAAGTAGCAACCCACCACTTCAAACAATTCACCTACGGCTTCCGAAATAGACAATCCATTATCGATTCCGACAAGACCCTAATCTGTCTCCGCAATGCTCTCAACTTCCTTTCCTGCCTCTCTCGTGATCCTTCTTCCTCTTTCCTCTTCATCAACACTAACCCTCTTTTCCAACCCATAATCGACGAGATGACCTCCAGAGTCACCAGCTTAATCCCTGAAAGGGCTAGCAGCCTTTGGAAGATGCGTGGCTTTTTGACCAACAGTTGTAGTCCTAAGAAGTTTCGTTCTAGGCACAAGAAATTGGTTTTCGCGCCAACTAAGATGCCGGATTGTGTTGTGATTTTCGACACTGAGAGGAAAAGTTCCGTCTTTTTGGAAGCGGAAAGGTTGGGGATCCCGATTGTTGCCTTGGTTGATTCCAGTATGCCGTGGGAGTATTATAAGAAGGTTACTTATCCAATACCGGCCAATGATTCTGTTCAGTTCGTTTACTTGATATGTAACATGATAACTAAGTGTCTTATGTTGGAGAAGAAAAAAGACGGAGCAAAGGGACCTGGGAAGAAGGCTACAATCAa GGACCGAGTAGAGAGCACAAGTGAGAGTGAAGGCAGTGCAAGTGATGAAGTGCTTGTTGTTCCTTATGAAAACTTAGCACCTATGTCTTGTG ATGTTGCTGAATCTAAGCAGCTTCTGGATAAGCTTGTTGTGGTGAAGTATAATGGAGCTTTGGGAAAGAATATGAGTTTTGGTGGTCCCAA GTCTTTGATTGAAGTTAAAAATGGGTCAACACCTCTTGACTTAATTGTTAACCAAATTCAG TCACTAAATTCGAAGTACGGATGCAATATTCCTCTGCTTTTGATGAACCCAAAGAACACACACAATGATATTGTAAAG GCTTTGGAGAAGTATTCCACCTTAGACGTCGATATACATCCTTTTGAACAG GGTGAACATACTCAACATGAATCTTTTGTCAGCGAGGGATGTGAGGATAAATG GCAATCTTCTAAACATGGCGCTCATTTCCTTTCCCTAATGAATAGTGGAACTCTTGATGTATTACTTGCTCAG GTGACACCAACCACCTCCAATGGTTTAATCAACTTTATGGCTAGTTCGCTCCAAGGGATGTTTAAG CTTGAAGACTTCACTTCAGATCACTCTGAAAAA TCGGTGAAAGGATTCAAATACATTGATACAAGAAGCTT GTGGCTAAATTTGAAAGCCATTAAAAGGCTTGTAGATACCAGTGCACTGAATTTGGATAACCTTTCTACTTTAAAG TTATTTGAAAATTCAATTGGCATTTCCATTCCTCAATCTCGTTTTCTTCCTTTGAATTGCACGTCGGACTTATTCCTTCTCCAG TCGGACCTTTACTCATTTACTGAAGGCATGTTTGTTCGAAATGATGCGAGGGTCAGTCCTAGTGACCCTTCCATTGCTTTAGGACCTGAATTTGAAAAG ATTAGCGATTTCAAGCGCCGCTTTGAAACAATTCCTAGCATTGTCAAGCTGGATAGCTTGGAGGTGAATGGTGATGTTTGGTTTGGAGCTGATATAGTTCTCAAG GGGAAAGTTGTAATCGATGCAAGCCCTGGACTGACATTGCGGATTCCTGGCGGAGTTGTGCTCGAAGATGAG GAGATCAATGATCCCGCAGACATTTAA